atctcatgtaacctttcaccataaccgaatacacacatacacatatgagattttcacatatacttctcatttcgcattcatgattcaattccgatcaatctaacatataaaagtatataatacatacctgaccaacttaatgcattgaacataGTCAATGGTGGCTTCCTCCGAACATTCGAAATCACAATCTTACTCAAatcactggcattaagcctgctaggtttttaAAACCCGAGTCCAATTTCTAGCACAAAGcctacgggatttaacccggatatctattaccagcacaaagcctgcggacTATAAGTCCGGATATATTCCTTCAATGAGCACCATACATGTTTATTTACAAtgaattcaattcacataacatctcaaaattttggtttatttactcATTCGAATAGTGATATGCCATGCACcaactataaatttttttttgctatAAGCTTGAAGCATAATTTATTCGTCATACAACTATGTTCAAAAGAATCAATTAAGCATAGTACAGTTATTATtcacatatcaagacattatcaagATGCACTAAATGTGACTATCCGAACTAACCTCGGTATATTGGGACGGTTGTGGATTGACTACTCTAtagctttctcttttcccttatccaactttgatcccccttgctcttgagcttaataaatacaaatagaggtgtttaatattttgaccaattctgtttacttattattcacattcggcaatcacatattgAACTCATTAGGtattatattttgtaaatatgccatagttcaatttcatatatatattcatgaccGAAAATGGCAAAAAGTTATCAGGCCATGAAAGCCACTTATAACTCAAACTCAAAATGACCATATGACATTAATAAACGATTATTCAACTTTTACCAATTTTACATACTCAAGCCAAACTCACATAGcctatctttttttttatacaCTAGTTTAACTACTACAAAtattaccaaataaatcacatataTGCAGCactatacaattcacatatacatcgACTATCAAAACTttcactccttagctaatgccgaaaCATTTGTTTAAAGAGGACCTAGCCAAACACCCTACTTAGTAAAAAGAATCATACAAAACCCTAATAGCCACCTCAAACTCATCTTTAATAactcttataacaaaatttatcaagatTCAATAAGGAATGCATTGAACTCCATGACCGAATTTTACCTTTCACCAAGATAGCCACTTGCCATTAAAACCATTAAACCacacttatacatttattttttttttcaagctcaacttaacttataattatctaaattatttaaacattcaataacaaactcttctttaaacaagcacatattcggcaagaACATTGGTGATTTAGCAACTTTTAATTTAACACCTAATTCtttttaacacattttaagcACCCCTTTTTACTCCATCAATTTTAAGCATATACATTACTCAAACATAACCAACTTCACATTCGGTCATAGCACATAACAAgatagccgattcttttcccttagcatctaatgcttccatatgatcatttgtatagttcaaacactcatctaccattattcatctaaatTTACATAAAACAACAACCATAACATTTATtaactactatggccgaaagctctagtcattcccaaaatcaaaaattcaacatGGGTTATAAAAAGAACTTGGTATCtaactcaagattaaccaaaatttcaagaattaacataaACTTCTCACCTTAATGTAGACCTAAGATGACCAAATGGCTTTTCTCCCCTCTTCctctttacattcggccaagaagaacaaagataaagctttgttttcatcacccattttccttattattattattattattattcctttattttatataaagtataaaaccattcaaataaaaattaatacatattttaataaaaatcatcatcatggctggccactattaacaaaaaggggtatttgacatgcaagtcaaagttttttttataacatgcattaatggaccacttttaaaattacctatcacatttcacaattgtctcacttaagtcctattaaataaattcacattcaaatgaataaattaaagattggaactttcacacatgcatgttcacgcacaataagcatagaaaataactgttaattatttttatgactcagttttgtggtcccgaaaccactttccgactagggtcaatttagggttgTCACATCTTGGATGGGTGTAGATTACTTCAAGTGTCGGCTTGACTTGCTCTTGAAACAGATTTATATCTCCTTTCTTCaattgaaatgaattgaaaaatGACTTTCTTCAAAAATAACTTTTGTCTTCTTATTCACGATTGAACTAGACCAGAAGGTGACTTTACTTTAGAACATGTATGATGTTTTTCAAAATTGTAATCTCAAGATACATAACTATGTAGGGTTTACAGTAGAACATAAACAAACAACTTCTTTTGGTTTCCCGTGAAAAACTAACCACTTTAACTGTCAATTTATAAGTTTTGAAATTAGAGTTCTACTAGGTGTTTTACGTGAAACATGACGCTCACAGGTGTTGATGTCCATTGTAATTTGATTAGATTACATTATCTTTTTTTAATCATCATTCACAAACTAAAGGTGTTGAATTTAGAATTAAATGCTATCTTCAGttgtttgaaaattaatttaaattgtcaccattaaaattttaaatatattataatgaaCTTGACATCCATAAGTATCTAGgagtaataattatataataattactCAAATTTCAAAAGGGTATGAAAAACTCGAAGATAAATTTAGCACCCATAGATATCGAAGCACTCCAATAGAATATACTTGAAACAACTTTCCTACACATATTAAttaatactattaaaaataataataataataataataaatagtagaaaattatttcatacatcGATAATCAGTGAAAATTTTTTATACtccacaaataaattaaaaaattgacaaATATATTATAAGATgtaataaaaagataattatataaataaatatggaattTGTGGTACTTGGAATCTCAAAAACTCCAACCATCATGCCTCAAATAATTACCCCAATATGATGAAATTTTGCTACTTGTTTTGTACCTTTCTTGAACGTCGTTGTAGTTGTTCCAATTTAATTTGCCATCGGGTTTTTTCCTCGTTGGCTAAATCAAGTGGTCCCAAATAATTGGATTTATTAATTGAAGAGTTATGGAGGCCCGCTTTTATTTATAGGCCTGCCAGTTTCATTTATACCCctgcctttttattattatttcatgttagtCATATAAAATAGTTacccataaaaaattaaaattaacttctacattttacaatttaataaaatatgatattcatTTATTACAGTCTTACACGATAAAAATTAAaggtaaattataaattttaatttattttcacataaaaatatatttataagcatgaaattcaaattttaaataaatcaattgTATGTACGGAAAACCAATGATTGTCACGTATTCTTGATCGCATTACACAGAAACACTTTCTCCTTAATTAATTATGAgtaatcaaaaaaattaaaatatatttaaaaatggtCTCTTTAAACttctggtttttttttaaaaaaaagggtttaaTTTATACCTAAAAAGCAAAAAACTTGCGAGAAAAGGATGTGGAGTAGGTGGatgttgaaagaaagaaaaaggaacaaGGAGAGGCATGCGTGAGTAATTCAATAACTTGTTgggttgatttttatgtttttacaaCGTTTATGTTAATTGTTTTAGGTAATCATTTACGATGTTAAAAGTTATTGGTCAGGAAATGCCGACGTAGGTAAGCGAGAGATGAGGAAGGGTTGGTAGGTATGAAGTTCAACTACAAAAAGTAAAGCAAGGCCACATCTCTCACCTACCACACCCCATTTTAGAATCATGTTCATGTTCATGCTCTTTCCCCattttttgtcttattctcaccaAACCCCCTTTTCTTCCCATTTTCCATCACTTCCTTCAACCCAAGGAAGCAGAAATGGTTTTCCATTTTGAATTCgggtattaaaaataaaaaatgggagAGAGTTTgtgtagaaaaaaaaaagaaaacaaagagttTATACAGGATAAACAATCACGAACTTCAAACATTAACCATGAACAAAGAATTTATGGATGGATTTTTGTTAATAAGATTTTATGGTTAAGTGGTAGTAGATATGATGAATTCCATCCTATTATAGTTGGTTTTGTTAgttgagtatttttttatattaaatataattatgattGTAGTTTTATGGaatcatgttattttaaaaataaaaaaagaaaagaaaaaaaagaaatgggaCAACTTAAAATTTTGGAAGGACTTGATTGGACtatattataaaagtatttaCCCAACAAATAATAACAGCAACGACGGCAACAACAATTTCTTTTGGCCTGTTGTCAAATCCATCGGTGAATTAAAAATTCTCATaataataaccaaaaaaaaaaggtaaattaaaattgattttcaCAATATCCTTTTTGTGCAaataattcctttttcttttttttttttttactttcatagGTTTTGTTAATCTCCGCTGGAAGGGCACCAAGGCGTCATATCCATTGGGTAACTGCCCAATACCCTCAAGAAAGAAGTGAACTCCTGGACCTCAGCCAACGCGTTTTGGGCTCTAACCTCTGCCATCGACGCTTCGAAATCCACGTAGAACATATACTCGAAATGCTTGGCGGTTCCAACGTTGGCGTCATCTACCAACCGGATCGGCCTATTGCGGTGTGGCCGGGATTCGATTTTCGTCAAACTGATATTCCTAAACGCAAAAGCTGATAGTACTTTGAAAAGCACGCTCGTCCCTTTATCGTGCGCGAATACGATGCTCGTTTTGAATGGCCGGTCCGTGCGAGGGATGATTGGCTCCCGAGCTAACATAACGAAGCGCGTCACATTACTCGAATCGTCTTGGATACCATCGGCTAGGATTTGAAGTCCATAAAGTTCAGCGGCGCGTGCGCTTGCTATGGCGGCGGTGTCACGAAGGTTGTTGGCCGCTATGTACTCCGCGGCTCCGGCGGTGTCATCGACAGCTTCACGCGTGACGTTGAGTCCGAGTTTGGTGAGCGTGTGTTCACACTGGGAGAGAGCTTGTGGATGAGAAATGACTCGTGCAAGGTATTCTTTCCTAACACCTGGGAGAGCTAATAAACAGTGGTGCACTGGGAGTTGGACTTCGCCGACGATGTGGAGTCGGTGTCGGAGGAGGAGATCGTAGTTCCGATGAATGGAACCTCCTAGTGAGTTCTCCACCGGTAAAACAGCTCGATCGGCGATCCAAAGCTCAACCGCTTGGAATGCGACTTCAAACTGGTCACAAGGGATCGCTTCGCAATTAGGATAAGCTTTCCCAGCGGCAGCTTCGGAGTAGGCCCCGGGGACTCCTTGGTAAGCCACGCGCAACTGAGAGCCGTGCATCGGAGCAGGGGAGAGGTCGGTGATGGTTAAGGGTTTCTGTGTAGGTGGTTGAGGCTTGTTGTTTGTTTCAATAGGGACAAGGTTAAGATCTATGGAAGTTTTATGACCATTGACGGCGGCAGCAAGGTGGTCCGAGTTGGAAGGAGCAGTGGATTTGTCACCGGAACCTTGATCTTGCGAAAAGACCTTGCTAGAAAGAATAGCGCAAGAGCTCTGCCAATCAGCGCGGTTTAAACCGACTCCATTAGGGAATTGAACGGAGTCATTGTGATAAACGCAACGGATAAAGGAGCGAGTCAACTGATGGAACCGGCGAGGCTTGGAAGGACGAATGACAGAAGAATTAAGATTTTGTGTAGGAGAAACCGCCTGCATATTTATGTATTtcgtaataaataaataaataaataaagcgtTTCCTtcaaaaaaaccaaaaagaaaagaaaagaacaaaaagaggAGAGGGAATGGAGATAAGCTTGGTGTTCTCTTGAAGAAGCGAACGTCAAgctgagagaaaagaaagggaagaGAGGGATTTTTATATGAAGAAAGGAGAGGGGATGGAGCATGTGGAGGTGGTTCTGTCAGTCTCACACCTACCCACCCTTCTGCTCTTCCCTCCGCTTTATCTTTTACATTTTCCACtttgaatttaaaacaaattttcaattttcttgtgGAGCTGCTGCTTCTGTCTACCTAACCCCCCCTTATCTTTTGCTTTTTCCATCtatgcatttttttttattttctaatttattcatcttcagtacaaatatatatataattaccaaccattatagtttaaataaaatataattaatattcatttaagtttttcttttcatttaaaaaataaggaaaatgttttttttattagaaaaaaatcaAGAGGGAGGAACTGGGTCAATCTCACACCTACCGTCTTCCTCTTCATCTTTTTTCATTGTTGAATTATATATTCACTTCTAAATATACTTTACTTGCTCACatgttagattttttttcttcgtttttaaataaattagacCAAAGCTTTCGggcaatttactaaaaaaaactcTTTTATTTCGTTATTTATCGAAATGGtctgattttttattatttacaggaaatgaccatttttcctgaaagcgcgtccacgtcagcgcgaagtCAGAGTACGTGTCAACAAAACGCTCCCTTAAGAAAGCGTTTTGTCCCATTTTTTAAGGTtaggattttttattattttagggttagaatttttaagatttagggttttagtgttttttaagagaaaattaatttaataagagTTAAtggtcaattaattaaattaactatgaaattaaaaaaattaattaaattagggtttagggtttttgaggGTTAGGATTTTTGATTGTTTTATGATTAGAGTTTtagtggtttagggttttagtgtttttaagggaaaattaatttaattagagttgagggttaattaattaaattaactatgaaattagaaaaattaatttaattagggtttaggatttttaaggttaggtttttttattgttttaggaTCGAGGTTTtagtggtttagggttttagtgcttttttaggaaaaaattaatttaattagagttgagggttaattaattaaattaactataaaaataaaaaaatcaattaaattagagtttaggatttttttaAGGTTACAGTTTTTGATTGTTTTAAGATCAGGGTTAGGTTTAGgattttagtgttttttaagggaaaaattaatttaattagagttgagggttaattaattaaattaactatgataataaaaaatcaattaaattagggtttagaattttttaaggttagggtttttgattgttttaggattagggttttagtggtttagggttttagtatttttaagggaaaacttaatttaattagagttgagagttaattaattaaattaactatgaaattaaaaataatcaattaaattagggtttagggtttttttaaggtttattaattaaattaactattaattacggaaaaaagctctcacgtggatgctcttttgctatagtagtatctgaaaaaataaatttgagaagatgtttttgaacaaatagtgtcaaaaacgcttcaagaagGATGCACTGTTAGGAAAATTACGGAAAAAAGTtctcacgtggacgctcttttgctataGTAATATCagataaaataattttgagaagatgtttctgaacaaatagtgtcaaaaacgcttcaagaatgatgcactgtcagcaaaattacgggaaaaagctcccacgtggacgctcttttgctacagtagtatctgataaaataattttgagaagatgtttctgaacaaatagtgtcaaaaacacttCAAGAAGGATGCATTGTCAGTAAAATTATGGAAAagagctcccacgtggacgctcttttgctacagtagtattTGAAAAAGCCTTAGACTATAAATGAGGTAAATTTCattctcaggttgcataagttacagcaagagAAATTGAGGCTAAAGTAAAATAGAAactgaagatgagtgaacgtgttagtgttgttatttactatgatggcgAGGTCCGTGACACCGAGAATGGCGTTTTTTTTATCGGAGAGCACaacgcgactggtttttaaccagaacatagatttgacagaatttcataaaagaattaggcgtaaaatcttcggaacgatgccaatgaaaattttatctattaagtatcgattttatACTTCGGTTGATCCCGTGAGATATGACTCATTCGATATCAAAGGTcatcgtagcttggaggcaatggtgcagactcatcttgctagtggagcaccctatcttgagttatatgtacaattttcatcacCAAATGATGCATTTGCAACTTCGACATCTAATGTtgttcgagaggaatacacgacccctaTCCGACACTCCGTTAGTGGGTGGCAAAACACGGAAGTGCTCGTGTTTGGTAGCAgtatggaatacacaacccctgcacgacactccgttggtggatgggacatgcacctctATAGGTCGATGTTTGAtactggaaatacgtactggagaatgacatcaacttctagtggttggcaatccacatcggattggggacgttatgaaacaTTCAGAAGAAGGGATTATGTACTCTCTATGACAACCACCGGCTAGGGGACCTCGTTcgttgcagatgatggtgggtcGGATGATGAGTCCGATGTAGATCTACCTCGAGAGCCTGGCCCCGATGGccccgatggtgcagaagttggattattttctgaaccggagcctgtTCTAACTatacctgaagatgttgaagggggttcagatgatgaagaagaagatccgcGATTCAAGACGTACTCGCCttcagcccacatgcataatgtcgatctatctcAAGATAATGCTTTgaagtttccagatctaccacacagaaggcATGACCGTACAAGTTCGTCATTGGATTCGGGTGAAATTGAAGTTGGTTGGGAGTtttccaataaggatagttttcttgctgcattgaaacaacatagcatcatgaaCGGGGTTAACTACAACGTAGTTAAATCCAAATCCGATAAGTTTGAGGgcaagtgtgcagtgcaagacggtacgtgttcatggaaaatcatggcctCATTGAGGAAAAGGACAAGCTTGTGGGAGattaaaaaagtataaaggtccacatacatgtgttggCGGTAAAGTATCACTAGGTGTTTAAGGTTTTTAAATAAAACTGTTATTACATAATGTTGTATTATTTAACATACTTCGTTGACaagtgtttcacaagatcatcccaagatggattcagatatgctagctagcttaatactaccgaCGCTGAAGGCGGATTCGAAGACTTCAGTGTTGAACTTAATTGCTAATATTTGTAGCCAATTGAAGTATACGCCTTTTTACCGCAAGgtttggatagctaagcagaaggcgttggaAAAGATGCATGATAGGTGGGAAGCTTTATAAAATGAAGTGTAGCTgtggtgtcaggtgctggagagatgtcccaggttgcataacagaccttgaaacggcaCCTGCGTACTACAACGACTCATCgctccgtggatgccaagtgttcaagcgtTTGTTCTAGAGCTTTAAGCAATGTTGGGATGCATTTAtatactgcaagccattggtacagaTTGAtggtacctttatgtatggtagatatacccatcgtcTATTGCTAGCTGTGGCACAGGATGGCAGTGAGAGAATCattccaattgcgtttgcaataacaccggagGAGTCGGTTGATGACTaggatttttttctttctaagtTAAGGAGTTATGTCTGCCCCCAACCTCATATATGCGTCATATCAAATCGAGGCACTGGAATACTAGCCGCAATTGAGCTACAAGGAAGACAATAGCATCATACACACCATCGGTATTACCTAATGCATGTTACGTCCAACTATTACAGGCAATATCGATCTACAACTAAACAaagacaagtgaccaacatgagtatttaatctctattaatataattttgtttgtaatattcaatttattttgaattgaagAGCGGTATGTAATTTTCattatcaacttatattggcagggtataaAATAAGTAAGGACTATTTTCATGAGATGTTAGCGGTTTTGTGTTCAGTTAACAAAGAAGGCgcagactacctttgtaacatacctttcgaacagtggacacaagcatacgacaacagcctacgatatggtcatatgacctcaaacctggctgaatgcataaattctattcTAAAAGGAACGCGTAATTTACCGATAACAGctgttgtgcgagagacatatttttgtttagcgacactatttccaaagcgagcagcaagttataaaggccaaatgcagggaggccatgtatgatGCGCAAAGGTATTGCAAGAGATTAACAAGGTGAAGGCACGAGCCAACACCATGCACATAGTGTGTCACGAGCCAACAGAGGTTGTGCgaatggtgtaggaacccaggccatataACTCAATCATGTCCAAATCGGAATAGCTGATAgttgttgtaataaaattatgttgcattatttatattttattaaaaatattaaaaatattaaaaatattatcgtagtcataataacatttattttaataaaaattattggctaatttaaaatgacatttattgtattaaaattaaaaaagtaaagtacaattaaaatattaaaaacaacttttattttattatatgaaactatataaaaaagtttctacaaaatattaaaaaaatcaatgttggTGCCGGTCGAAATCAGTGCCACATGGGGGTCATTGAAGGTTACGTGCTAGATTCCTCTTTGGTTCAGCTTCCGACGAGGGTTGTGGTTGCTCTGATGAGGATTGTGGTTTCTCCGGTAAGGGATCTGGTTGTGagtgttgggaggatgacccaccttgataaaataatgaatgcggaggtgtttgcatcacccatggtggaggtgtttgaatcccataaggcTATGGGgaatggtaaaaagaagagcttcCCGACGGAGCATTGTGCATACGACGGTGACCTATTGATCGGCGGTTGACTCGAAGTAATTGGGAACAGAGATAAACCGGGTCATGCATTCTAACCTACCATAAGATTGGGAAAAATGAAACATAAAaaggttaggatacatataaggactaggatacgcacctggcataaTCTGAAAAGGCTGTGATATGGGTGTCGTCGGTCAAAATGTTGGCACAAGTGGCTGTGTGGGTGCTGTTGATGGGCCCGATGATTGTGTGGGTGCTGCTGATGGGACCGCGTCGTCAtcccttcttcttggatttaaagggccccgtCGTTCCCTTTGCAAATGAATTTGTCATCGCCTCTTCTTTTCCGacagtaaatatggcttgccatggatcctaatccatggcatgtattccggcacgcATGCTAACTTAGGAACAATGATCGA
This window of the Gossypium hirsutum isolate 1008001.06 chromosome A09, Gossypium_hirsutum_v2.1, whole genome shotgun sequence genome carries:
- the LOC107912788 gene encoding arogenate dehydratase 3 codes for the protein MQAVSPTQNLNSSVIRPSKPRRFHQLTRSFIRCVYHNDSVQFPNGVGLNRADWQSSCAILSSKVFSQDQGSGDKSTAPSNSDHLAAAVNGHKTSIDLNLVPIETNNKPQPPTQKPLTITDLSPAPMHGSQLRVAYQGVPGAYSEAAAGKAYPNCEAIPCDQFEVAFQAVELWIADRAVLPVENSLGGSIHRNYDLLLRHRLHIVGEVQLPVHHCLLALPGVRKEYLARVISHPQALSQCEHTLTKLGLNVTREAVDDTAGAAEYIAANNLRDTAAIASARAAELYGLQILADGIQDDSSNVTRFVMLAREPIIPRTDRPFKTSIVFAHDKGTSVLFKVLSAFAFRNISLTKIESRPHRNRPIRLVDDANVGTAKHFEYMFYVDFEASMAEVRAQNALAEVQEFTSFLRVLGSYPMDMTPWCPSSGD